In a genomic window of Amycolatopsis japonica:
- the kdpF gene encoding K(+)-transporting ATPase subunit F: protein MTGTGAVANVVGGLLALGLIVYLFIALVRPEKF from the coding sequence GTGACCGGCACGGGAGCCGTGGCCAACGTCGTCGGCGGACTGCTGGCGCTGGGGCTGATCGTCTATTTGTTCATCGCACTGGTCAGGCCGGAGAAATTCTGA
- the kdpB gene encoding potassium-transporting ATPase subunit KdpB: MTMTQERTPEEISQHHVENTGRVGAGIFSPRQLLTSLPEALRKLNPKHQLGNPVMFVVWIGSALTTIFAITDPSVFTILITIWLWFTVLFANLAEAVAEGRGKAQAETLRRSKKDTVARRLTEDGDEETVPGADLRVGDLVVVEAGQVIPGDGDVVEGIATVDESAITGESAPVIRESGGDRCAVTGGTTVLSDRVVVKITTKPGESFVDRMIALVEGASRQKTPNEIALTILLSTLTIIFLLAVVALQPMAGYSGSQQSVIVLTALLVCLIPTTIGALLSAIGIAGMDRLVQRNVLATSGRAVEAAGDVSTLLLDKTGTITFGNRKATELIPVGESTVDDIAKAARLSSLADGTPEGRSIVELVAREHGLAETASADEKLADFVEFTAQTRMSGIDIGGRQVRKGATAAVREWVRERGGEMPDETESVVDEISQQGGTPLVVAEYDGAKAFVRGVIRLSDVVKPGMRERFVQLRSMGIKTVMITGDNPLTAKAIARDAGVDDYLAEAKPEDKMALIKKEQEGGRLVAMTGDGTNDAPALAQSDVGVAMNTGTSAAKEAGNMVDLDSDPTKLIEIVEIGKQLLITRGALTTFSVANDLAKYFAILPAMFTGIFAQLGALNVMQLATPKSAILSAVIFNALIIVGLIPLALRGVRYKPSSASALLRRNLLVYGLGGIVSPFLGIWLIDLLVRLIPGIG, translated from the coding sequence ATGACCATGACTCAAGAACGGACCCCGGAGGAGATCTCCCAGCACCACGTGGAGAACACCGGCCGGGTCGGCGCGGGGATCTTCAGCCCCCGCCAGCTGCTGACCTCGCTCCCGGAGGCGCTGCGCAAGCTCAACCCCAAGCACCAGCTCGGCAACCCGGTCATGTTCGTGGTGTGGATCGGCTCGGCGCTGACCACGATCTTCGCGATCACCGACCCGAGCGTGTTCACCATCCTCATCACGATCTGGCTGTGGTTCACCGTCCTGTTCGCGAATCTCGCCGAGGCCGTCGCGGAGGGCCGGGGCAAGGCGCAGGCGGAAACCCTGCGGCGCAGCAAGAAGGATACCGTCGCGCGCCGTCTCACCGAGGACGGCGACGAGGAGACCGTGCCCGGTGCCGACCTGCGTGTCGGTGACCTGGTGGTCGTCGAGGCCGGACAGGTCATCCCGGGCGACGGAGACGTCGTCGAGGGCATCGCGACCGTCGACGAATCGGCCATCACCGGCGAGTCGGCCCCGGTCATCCGCGAATCCGGCGGCGACCGGTGCGCGGTCACCGGCGGCACCACGGTGCTTTCCGACCGCGTCGTCGTGAAGATCACCACCAAACCCGGTGAGTCCTTTGTGGACCGCATGATCGCCTTGGTGGAGGGCGCTTCCCGGCAGAAGACGCCGAACGAGATCGCGCTGACGATCCTGCTCTCCACGCTCACGATCATCTTCCTGCTCGCCGTCGTGGCGCTGCAGCCGATGGCGGGCTACTCGGGCAGCCAGCAGTCGGTGATCGTGCTGACCGCGTTGCTGGTCTGCCTGATCCCGACGACGATCGGCGCGCTGCTGTCCGCGATCGGCATCGCGGGCATGGACCGGCTGGTGCAGCGCAACGTCCTCGCCACCAGCGGTCGCGCGGTGGAGGCCGCGGGCGACGTTTCGACACTGCTGCTGGACAAGACCGGCACGATCACCTTCGGCAACCGCAAGGCCACCGAGCTGATCCCGGTCGGCGAGTCCACTGTGGACGACATCGCCAAGGCGGCCCGGCTCTCCAGCCTCGCCGACGGCACGCCGGAGGGCCGCAGCATCGTCGAACTCGTCGCGAGGGAGCACGGGCTCGCGGAGACCGCGTCCGCCGACGAGAAGCTCGCGGACTTCGTGGAGTTCACCGCGCAGACCCGGATGAGCGGTATCGACATCGGCGGACGGCAGGTCCGCAAGGGTGCCACCGCGGCCGTCCGGGAATGGGTCCGCGAACGCGGCGGAGAGATGCCGGACGAGACCGAAAGCGTCGTCGACGAGATCAGCCAGCAGGGCGGGACCCCGCTGGTGGTCGCGGAGTACGACGGCGCGAAAGCGTTCGTGCGCGGCGTGATCCGGCTGTCCGATGTGGTCAAACCCGGGATGAGGGAGCGGTTCGTCCAGCTTCGTTCGATGGGGATCAAGACCGTCATGATCACCGGGGACAACCCGCTCACCGCCAAGGCCATCGCGCGGGACGCGGGCGTCGACGACTACCTCGCCGAGGCCAAACCCGAAGACAAGATGGCGCTGATCAAGAAGGAGCAGGAAGGCGGGCGGCTGGTCGCGATGACCGGCGACGGCACCAACGACGCGCCCGCGCTCGCGCAGTCCGACGTCGGCGTCGCGATGAACACCGGGACCTCCGCCGCCAAGGAGGCGGGGAACATGGTGGACCTCGACTCCGATCCGACGAAACTGATCGAGATCGTGGAGATCGGCAAGCAGTTGCTGATCACCCGCGGCGCGCTGACCACCTTCAGCGTCGCCAACGACCTCGCGAAGTACTTCGCGATCCTGCCCGCGATGTTCACCGGCATCTTCGCCCAGCTCGGCGCGCTCAACGTCATGCAGCTCGCGACGCCGAAGTCGGCGATCCTGTCGGCGGTCATCTTCAACGCCCTGATCATCGTCGGGCTGATCCCGCTCGCCCTGCGCGGCGTCCGGTACAAACCGTCCTCGGCCTCGGCGCTGCTGCGCCGGAACCTGCTGGTCTACGGCCTTGGCGGCATCGTCAGCCCGTTCCTCGGGATCTGGCTGATCGATCTGCTCGTCCGTCTCATCCCTGGAATCGGGTGA
- a CDS encoding potassium-transporting ATPase subunit C — protein MKPLFKQTLAGLRVLLVFTVLLGVVYPLGVWAVSRIPGLEGNAEGSIITQNGQAVGSSLIGVDPVAADPAKDPWFHNRPSAGSKDVLGPGDPSSSGPSNKGPYNEDLVAAIGERKNLIAAREGVQESQVPADAVTASGSGMDPAISVAYADLQIPRVARNTGLSEEKVRQLVAENTSGAGIGVPGVNVLKVNLAVRDAAGGAH, from the coding sequence GTGAAACCGTTGTTCAAACAGACCCTCGCCGGGCTGCGGGTCCTGCTCGTCTTCACCGTCCTGCTGGGTGTCGTCTACCCGCTCGGCGTGTGGGCGGTCTCCCGCATCCCCGGCCTCGAAGGCAACGCCGAGGGCTCGATCATCACCCAGAACGGGCAAGCCGTCGGTTCGTCGCTGATCGGCGTCGACCCGGTCGCGGCGGACCCCGCCAAGGATCCGTGGTTCCACAACCGCCCGTCCGCGGGCTCGAAGGATGTCCTCGGCCCCGGCGACCCGTCGTCGTCCGGTCCGTCGAACAAGGGCCCGTACAACGAGGACCTGGTCGCCGCGATCGGCGAACGCAAGAACCTCATCGCCGCCCGCGAAGGCGTCCAGGAGTCGCAGGTGCCGGCCGACGCGGTGACGGCGTCGGGATCGGGGATGGATCCGGCGATCAGCGTCGCCTACGCCGACCTCCAGATCCCGCGAGTGGCCAGGAACACGGGCCTGTCCGAGGAGAAGGTCCGGCAGCTCGTCGCGGAGAACACGAGCGGCGCCGGGATCGGTGTGCCGGGCGTCAATGTGCTGAAGGTCAACTTGGCCGTGCGCGACGCGGCCGGAGGAGCACACTGA
- the asnB gene encoding asparagine synthase (glutamine-hydrolyzing), protein MCGIAGWVSYDTDLTQRREVVDAMTETMACRGPDDSGNWVRPNVALGHRRLAIIDLPGGRQPMAEAGLAAMVYSGEAYNFTELREELLKRGHKFETDSDTEVVLHGYLEWGDEVVDHLNGMYAFAIWDEREEKLVMIRDRMGIKPFYYYPTPDGVLFGSEPKAILANPLARKVVDTDGLRELMAMTKTPGWSLWKGMHEVGPGTIVTVDRSGIRTRTYWKLDAKQHTDDQETTVERVRELMTDIVHRQLIADVPRCVLLSGGLDSSAVTGLAAARLAEQGERLRTFSVDFQGQEENFKPDEVRDTPDSPFIRDVAQLVGSDHKDVVLNPAELSDPEVRRKVLAARDIPAGLGDMDTSLYLLFKAIRAESTVALSGESADEVFGGYRWFHDEAAVNSGTFPWLAFRMGLTSERGALLRGEVQKKLDLPGYIADQYATAVAQVEHLDGESEQDRKMRTVCNLHLSRFVRMLLDRKDRASMAVGLEVRVPFCDHRLVEYVYNTPWSLKTFDGREKSLLRHATEHVLPASVRDRVKSPYPSTQDPGYAAALQQQAKEALTERDNPVFELVDRDWLHRVSEVDPATMSSAQRSGIDRALDLYHWFDLYRPELQLD, encoded by the coding sequence ATGTGCGGAATCGCAGGGTGGGTCTCCTATGACACGGATCTGACACAACGTCGCGAGGTCGTCGACGCGATGACCGAGACGATGGCGTGCCGCGGACCGGACGACTCGGGCAACTGGGTCCGGCCGAACGTGGCGCTGGGACACCGGCGGCTGGCGATCATCGATCTGCCGGGCGGCAGGCAGCCGATGGCCGAGGCCGGGCTGGCCGCGATGGTCTACAGCGGTGAGGCGTACAACTTCACCGAGCTGCGCGAGGAACTTCTCAAGCGGGGCCACAAGTTCGAGACCGACAGCGACACCGAGGTCGTGCTCCACGGTTATCTGGAGTGGGGCGACGAGGTCGTCGACCACCTGAACGGCATGTACGCCTTCGCGATCTGGGACGAGCGCGAAGAGAAGCTCGTGATGATCCGCGACCGCATGGGCATCAAGCCGTTCTACTACTACCCGACCCCGGACGGCGTCCTCTTCGGTTCCGAGCCGAAGGCGATCCTCGCGAATCCCTTGGCGCGCAAGGTGGTCGACACCGACGGCCTGCGCGAACTGATGGCCATGACCAAAACCCCGGGCTGGTCGCTGTGGAAGGGCATGCACGAGGTCGGCCCGGGCACGATCGTCACGGTCGACCGCTCCGGGATCCGTACGCGGACGTACTGGAAGCTCGACGCGAAGCAGCACACGGACGATCAGGAGACCACGGTCGAGCGGGTTCGCGAGCTGATGACCGACATCGTGCACCGTCAGCTGATCGCCGACGTGCCCCGTTGCGTCCTGCTCTCGGGCGGGCTCGACTCCAGCGCCGTCACCGGTCTCGCCGCGGCGCGGCTGGCCGAACAGGGCGAGCGGCTGCGCACGTTCTCCGTCGATTTCCAGGGCCAGGAGGAGAACTTCAAACCGGACGAGGTGCGCGACACCCCGGACTCGCCCTTCATCCGCGACGTCGCGCAGCTGGTCGGCTCCGACCACAAGGACGTCGTGCTGAACCCGGCCGAGCTCAGCGACCCGGAGGTGCGCCGCAAGGTGCTGGCCGCGCGGGACATCCCGGCCGGGCTCGGCGACATGGACACGTCGCTGTACCTGCTGTTCAAGGCGATCCGCGCGGAGTCGACGGTGGCGCTGTCCGGCGAATCCGCCGACGAGGTCTTCGGCGGCTACCGCTGGTTCCACGACGAGGCCGCGGTGAACTCGGGGACGTTCCCCTGGCTCGCCTTCCGGATGGGGCTCACCAGTGAGCGCGGCGCCCTCCTGCGCGGTGAGGTCCAGAAGAAGCTGGACCTGCCCGGCTACATCGCCGACCAGTACGCCACCGCCGTCGCGCAGGTCGAGCACCTCGACGGCGAAAGCGAGCAGGACCGCAAGATGCGCACGGTCTGCAACCTGCACCTGAGCCGGTTCGTGCGGATGCTGCTGGACCGCAAGGACCGGGCGTCGATGGCGGTCGGGCTCGAAGTGCGCGTGCCGTTCTGCGACCACCGCCTCGTCGAGTACGTCTACAACACGCCTTGGTCGCTGAAGACGTTCGACGGCAGGGAGAAGAGCCTGCTGCGGCACGCGACCGAACACGTGCTCCCGGCCTCGGTGCGGGACCGGGTCAAGAGCCCGTATCCGTCCACTCAGGACCCCGGCTACGCGGCGGCGTTGCAGCAGCAGGCCAAGGAGGCCCTGACCGAACGGGACAACCCGGTGTTCGAGCTGGTCGACCGCGACTGGCTGCACCGGGTGTCCGAAGTGGACCCGGCGACGATGTCCTCGGCCCAGCGCTCGGGGATCGACCGGGCGCTGGACCTCTACCACTGGTTCGACCTGTACCGGCCCGAACTGCAGCTGGACTGA
- the kdpA gene encoding potassium-transporting ATPase subunit KdpA has protein sequence MSDTMAGLLQAGLLLVALAVVYRPLGDYMARVFTVSSVEKHTKAERGLYRLFRVNPGSEQHWKTYASAVIGFSFVSVVFLYLLQRLQAILPWSLGKEPVSPAVAFNTAVSFVTNTNWQSYSPEATMGHFVQMAGLTVQNFLSAAVGLSVAIAVVRGFVRSKTDRLGNFWVDLTRGTIRILLPIAFVAAIALIALGVVQSLKSGVDVLNPDGSTSKIALAPAASQEAIKELGTNGGGIFNANSAHPFENPNAWTNLIEIFLILVIPVSLTRTFGKLVGNTRQGYVLLSVMAGLFTAMLAVTWLSEANASGPASLAAGANLEGKEQRFGIGLSSLFANATTGTSTGAVNGAHDSYSGLGGGGALLNMLLGEISPGGVGTGLYGILVMAVIAMFLAGLMVGRTPEYLGKKLGKREVTCAAVSMLAMPTVVLLGSGVALMLADTPAAMTNSGAHGLSEVLYAYASAGNNNGSAFGGLTVTNDWFQSSLSVAMLLGRFIPILAVLCLAGSLASQRKVPETAGTLPTTGPLFGTMLAGTIVLVAALTFIPALALGPIAEALA, from the coding sequence ATGTCAGACACGATGGCCGGCCTCCTGCAGGCCGGCCTCCTCCTCGTCGCGCTCGCCGTGGTCTACCGGCCACTGGGCGATTACATGGCGCGCGTCTTCACTGTGTCTTCTGTCGAGAAGCACACCAAGGCCGAACGCGGCCTGTACCGCCTGTTCCGGGTGAACCCCGGATCGGAACAGCACTGGAAGACCTACGCGTCCGCCGTGATCGGCTTCTCGTTCGTCTCCGTCGTCTTCCTGTACCTGCTTCAGCGGCTCCAAGCGATCCTGCCGTGGAGCCTCGGCAAGGAACCGGTCTCGCCGGCGGTCGCCTTCAACACCGCCGTCAGCTTCGTGACGAACACGAACTGGCAGTCCTACAGCCCTGAAGCGACCATGGGTCACTTCGTGCAGATGGCCGGCTTGACCGTGCAGAACTTCCTTTCCGCCGCCGTCGGCCTTTCGGTCGCCATCGCGGTCGTCCGCGGCTTCGTCCGCTCGAAGACCGACCGCCTCGGCAACTTCTGGGTGGACCTGACGCGCGGCACGATCCGGATCCTGCTGCCGATCGCGTTCGTGGCGGCGATCGCGCTGATCGCGCTCGGCGTCGTGCAGAGCCTCAAGAGCGGCGTCGACGTCCTCAACCCGGACGGCAGCACGAGCAAGATCGCGCTCGCGCCCGCAGCGAGCCAGGAGGCGATCAAGGAACTCGGCACCAACGGCGGCGGCATCTTCAACGCCAACTCCGCGCACCCGTTCGAGAACCCGAACGCCTGGACCAACCTGATCGAGATCTTCCTGATCCTGGTCATCCCGGTCTCGCTGACCCGCACCTTCGGCAAACTCGTCGGCAACACGCGGCAGGGCTACGTCCTGCTTTCGGTGATGGCCGGGCTGTTCACCGCGATGCTCGCGGTCACCTGGCTGTCCGAAGCCAACGCGAGCGGACCGGCGTCGCTGGCCGCCGGGGCGAACCTGGAGGGCAAGGAACAGCGGTTCGGCATCGGCCTGAGTTCGCTGTTCGCCAACGCCACCACCGGCACGTCGACCGGCGCGGTCAACGGCGCGCACGACAGCTACAGCGGGCTCGGCGGCGGAGGCGCGCTGCTCAACATGCTGCTGGGCGAGATCTCGCCGGGCGGGGTGGGCACCGGTCTGTACGGCATCCTCGTGATGGCCGTGATCGCGATGTTCCTCGCCGGGCTGATGGTCGGCCGGACGCCGGAGTACCTGGGGAAGAAACTCGGCAAACGCGAGGTCACCTGCGCGGCCGTCTCCATGCTGGCGATGCCGACCGTGGTCCTGCTCGGCTCCGGTGTCGCGCTGATGCTGGCCGACACCCCGGCCGCCATGACGAACTCGGGCGCGCACGGCCTTTCCGAAGTCCTTTACGCCTACGCCTCGGCGGGCAACAACAACGGCAGCGCGTTCGGCGGGCTCACCGTGACGAACGACTGGTTCCAGTCCTCGCTGTCGGTGGCGATGCTGCTCGGCCGGTTCATCCCGATCCTGGCCGTACTGTGCCTGGCCGGATCCCTTGCCTCCCAACGGAAGGTTCCGGAGACCGCCGGCACGCTGCCCACCACCGGGCCGCTCTTCGGCACGATGCTCGCGGGCACGATCGTGCTCGTCGCGGCCCTCACCTTCATCCCGGCGCTCGCGCTCGGGCCCATAGCAGAGGCACTGGCATGA
- a CDS encoding ABC transporter ATP-binding protein — protein MTEKPVLEATGLAKRYLRKWALRDCSLSVPKGRVVALVGPNGAGKTTFLHLAVGLLDATLGSVSIQGTAAFLAQDKPLYPGFSIAEMLKFGRRLNPGWDDEFALKRIDSLGLALNHKVGKLSGGQRAQVALTLALAKRPDLLVLDEPLANLDPLARHEVMRGLMEAVAETGMTVLLSSHVVSDLENTCDWLIVLNGGRVQVSGDIDELVAGHRTLTGPVEEADALAKRVTVVDEARAGRQATVFARTEPIPLGPQWSERPANLEELVLAYLRRPESASLPRPTLASA, from the coding sequence GTGACTGAGAAACCCGTCCTCGAGGCGACCGGCCTCGCCAAGCGCTATCTCCGCAAGTGGGCGCTGCGCGACTGCTCCCTCTCCGTCCCGAAAGGACGGGTCGTCGCACTGGTCGGGCCCAACGGCGCCGGCAAGACGACCTTCCTCCACCTGGCCGTCGGGCTGCTCGACGCGACCCTCGGCTCGGTCTCGATCCAGGGAACCGCCGCCTTCCTCGCGCAGGACAAGCCGTTGTACCCGGGCTTCAGCATCGCCGAGATGCTCAAGTTCGGCAGGCGCCTCAACCCGGGCTGGGACGACGAGTTCGCGCTCAAGCGCATCGATTCGCTCGGGCTCGCCTTGAACCACAAGGTCGGCAAGCTGTCCGGCGGGCAGCGAGCGCAGGTCGCGCTCACCCTCGCGCTCGCGAAACGCCCGGACCTGCTGGTACTCGACGAGCCGCTCGCGAACCTCGACCCGCTGGCCCGTCACGAGGTCATGCGCGGGCTGATGGAGGCGGTCGCCGAAACCGGCATGACCGTGCTGCTCTCGTCCCACGTCGTCTCCGACCTGGAGAACACGTGCGACTGGCTGATCGTCCTCAACGGCGGCCGCGTCCAGGTCAGCGGCGACATCGACGAACTCGTCGCCGGGCACCGCACGCTCACCGGACCGGTGGAGGAGGCCGACGCGCTGGCCAAGCGCGTCACGGTCGTCGACGAAGCCCGCGCCGGGAGGCAGGCGACCGTGTTCGCCCGCACCGAGCCGATTCCGCTCGGTCCACAGTGGAGCGAACGACCGGCGAACCTCGAAGAACTGGTGCTCGCGTACCTGCGGCGGCCCGAATCCGCGAGCCTGCCTCGCCCGACACTGGCTTCGGCGTAA
- a CDS encoding transporter, whose protein sequence is MFWLTYRQHRMQLLITAGLLVAVGILLLVNGNAAADSPDPAKLFKDLYTYLSWLQVVPVAIGVFWGAPLVAAEYERGTTKLAWTQSISRFRWLGVKLGFLAVLATLGGLAFGAMMQRWVEAFPTDRGDVAFTSRFDNPVLFTMTGVAPGAWWLFGFVLGTAAGGLIRKTLPAIAVTIAVAVGLMIGLSNVRDGYAEPELVPLGKEPVGRVVEMIRDAAGEITAFKVLPHDWYWRFQWTEAAILTGFSLLLAVAATFAVRRRS, encoded by the coding sequence ATGTTCTGGCTCACCTACCGCCAGCACCGGATGCAGCTGCTGATCACGGCCGGTCTGCTCGTCGCCGTCGGGATCCTGTTGCTGGTCAACGGGAACGCCGCCGCGGACAGCCCGGATCCGGCGAAACTCTTCAAGGATCTGTACACCTATCTCTCCTGGCTCCAGGTCGTCCCGGTGGCGATCGGTGTCTTCTGGGGCGCCCCGCTGGTGGCGGCCGAATACGAGCGCGGCACGACGAAACTCGCCTGGACCCAGTCGATCTCGCGGTTCCGCTGGCTGGGCGTGAAGCTGGGGTTCCTCGCCGTCCTCGCCACTCTCGGCGGGCTCGCGTTCGGCGCGATGATGCAGCGCTGGGTGGAGGCCTTCCCGACCGATCGCGGCGACGTCGCCTTCACCAGCCGCTTCGACAACCCGGTCCTGTTCACGATGACCGGCGTCGCACCCGGCGCGTGGTGGCTCTTCGGGTTCGTGCTCGGCACCGCCGCGGGCGGGCTCATCCGCAAGACCCTGCCCGCCATCGCCGTCACCATCGCGGTGGCCGTCGGCCTGATGATCGGCCTGAGCAACGTCCGTGACGGCTACGCGGAACCCGAACTCGTCCCGCTCGGCAAGGAGCCCGTCGGCCGGGTCGTGGAGATGATCAGGGACGCCGCCGGGGAGATCACCGCGTTCAAGGTCCTGCCGCACGACTGGTACTGGCGTTTCCAATGGACCGAAGCCGCGATCCTGACGGGGTTCTCGCTGCTGCTCGCCGTCGCCGCGACCTTCGCCGTCCGTCGCCGCTCCTAA
- a CDS encoding ABC transporter permease subunit, whose protein sequence is MLWLTWRQHRTQLLVTLGFLAVIGGILLLSGQAALGSASGKIASYCYGGGVPCRDYDAGLEDLYQKIYPLIVILPFVPLLAGVFWGAPLLAKEYERGTYQLVWTQSVSRGRWLAAKLGVLAVAAALAGLASGQMFGRWLEIFPGKAETLNETSYFGAVGVAPAAWWLFAFVLGTAAGVLVRKTLPAIAITAAVFVAASITLMLLRPHYAEPVRTVGVDPSTKDGLIVRAGRVAPDGRELRLLDEVPECPRGKGMNACVEAAGYRDFTVYQPAGRFWRFQWTEAGILLAATAVLGGVAAGGTVRRRR, encoded by the coding sequence TTGCTTTGGCTCACCTGGCGGCAGCACCGCACCCAGCTGCTCGTCACCCTCGGGTTCCTCGCCGTGATCGGCGGGATCCTGCTCCTGTCCGGACAAGCCGCGCTCGGCTCCGCGAGCGGCAAGATCGCTTCGTACTGCTACGGCGGCGGCGTGCCCTGCCGCGACTACGACGCGGGGCTGGAAGACCTCTACCAGAAGATCTACCCGCTGATCGTGATCCTGCCGTTCGTCCCGTTGCTGGCGGGTGTCTTCTGGGGCGCGCCGTTGCTCGCCAAGGAATACGAACGCGGCACGTATCAGCTCGTCTGGACGCAGTCGGTGAGCCGCGGCCGCTGGCTGGCCGCCAAGCTCGGCGTCCTCGCGGTGGCCGCGGCGCTCGCCGGGCTCGCTTCGGGACAGATGTTCGGCCGGTGGCTGGAGATCTTCCCCGGCAAGGCGGAGACCCTCAACGAGACGTCGTACTTCGGTGCCGTCGGCGTCGCGCCCGCCGCGTGGTGGTTGTTCGCGTTCGTCCTCGGTACCGCGGCGGGCGTGCTGGTGCGCAAGACCTTGCCCGCCATCGCGATCACGGCCGCGGTGTTCGTCGCGGCCTCGATCACCCTGATGCTCCTGCGGCCGCACTACGCCGAGCCGGTCCGGACGGTCGGCGTCGATCCCTCCACAAAGGACGGATTGATCGTGCGGGCGGGCCGGGTCGCGCCGGACGGCCGGGAGCTGCGTCTGCTCGACGAAGTGCCCGAATGTCCTCGCGGCAAGGGGATGAACGCCTGTGTCGAGGCGGCGGGCTACCGGGACTTCACCGTCTATCAGCCCGCCGGCCGGTTCTGGCGGTTCCAGTGGACCGAGGCGGGCATCCTGCTCGCCGCGACCGCGGTGCTCGGGGGTGTCGCGGCAGGGGGCACGGTCCGCCGCCGTCGCTGA